The following nucleotide sequence is from Ornithodoros turicata isolate Travis chromosome 2, ASM3712646v1, whole genome shotgun sequence.
TTGAAAAAGATGATTGACTCTAGCCAGTCTTCTTCACCAGTGGTTGCTGAGCCACAGGTAATTACTCTTGCTCCCCATGGAATGGAACGCTCAGTACTTCTTGCAATCTTTTGCTACATTATTTGTTGTGCACTGCTGCCTAATCAGATTTTCATGCTGATGTCAGATGTGTATGTGCATATGTGTAAGCAAGAAACAGGGATATATATACCTTCTTTAAAAAATGTACAACTGTAATCCTAATACATGTCTATATGTAAAGTAGAACTAAATGTCTCTTGGTTTTTCAGGTGGATATCGGTGGTGGTGTCCTTGTGGGAAGCCACCACCTCACCTACCTGAATAGCCGCTGCACAGGACAACCCACCAAATTTGCCAGAGCCCTTCTGCGTGTCCTCTTCACTGGGGACGAGCTAAAGGGAAGGTCCCTGTTTGGGGTTGCATGCAATGCACACAAAGACAAGGCAGTGAAGGAGGCACTGGATAGCACTAGAGTGAACGCCCTGATTTGTGAGTATTGCTGTGTTCATTGGTAGTGTTTTCATCTAACAGAATTATGAAACATACTAGGCATGTTGTGATGGTCCCTATTTGGCCATTTTTAAGCTACTGCCATCCTGAGCATTGCCTCTAAGCATTTGTGAGCCTTCACTACAGCCTGGGCCTTGTGCTGTCCACGTGTTTACTCAAAACTTCTAATTTCAAAGCTGTTTTGGCCACCTTTGGTACTGGTCTTCCGAGCTTTTCAATTTAAAACATTTCTCCCGTTCCTGAATTACTTTGTGAAGAGATGATGTTTCAAATTCGGCACTTGACAGCCTTCTTCAAGTTCTTAAGAAAGGTATCCGCAAGATGGTTGTGGCCCATGTTTCAGGAGGATAAAATCCTTTGGTGTATCACATTGGATGTGAAACTTATCTTGTGAGTGTGCTTTGAGCGCAACAGGCATCACCATGTTTTGTGAACTGCCTTTACCAGGCGGCAGGAGTTCATTGCTGTCTTCCAAACACTGTTGTCA
It contains:
- the LOC135383472 gene encoding uncharacterized protein LOC135383472; translated protein: MLKRLKKMIDSSQSSSPVVAEPQVDIGGGVLVGSHHLTYLNSRCTGQPTKFARALLRVLFTGDELKGRSLFGVACNAHKDKAVKEALDSTRVNALISYTVSSFGLLDDTKVKNSLSSLLVREGK